The following proteins are encoded in a genomic region of Danio rerio strain Tuebingen ecotype United States chromosome 16, GRCz12tu, whole genome shotgun sequence:
- the ptpn2a gene encoding tyrosine-protein phosphatase non-receptor type 2a (The RefSeq protein has 5 substitutions compared to this genomic sequence) yields MDQEFKNIDSSGEWQNLYNELHNQSQERSYKVAKFPENCNRNRYRDVSPYDHSRVKLENSENDYINASLITMEEAQRRYILTQGPLKNTCGHFWLMVWEQGSKAVIMLNRVIEKGTEKCAQYWPSKEEQDMNFSDTGFMVTLVCEDVKPNYTIRLLELQNGKTGETRDIYHFHYTAWPDFGVPESPASFLDFLFKVRESGSLGPENGPVVVHCSAGIGRSGSFSLVDTCLVLMDQRNDFLAVDIQKVLLDMREYRMGLIQTPDQLRFSYMAVMEGAKLILGDSTLQSSILSPENYIGESDRMEPQDSGLEQEWKRFPKEEQLSELKTFSLRKRSRKERIANTAQQVQKMKMKLSDSEKKRENWLFWRPILLNVGAGAAVAFGLCICWAFLTQ; encoded by the exons atggaCCAGGAGTTTAAGAACATCGATTCATCTGGAGAGTGGCAAAACCTTTATAAT GAATTACATAATCAGTCTCAAGAGCGGTCCTACAAAGTGGCAAAGTTCCCAGAAAACTGCAATAGGAATAGATATAGAGACGTCAGTCCTT ATGATCACAGTCGGGTGAAATTAGAGAATTCTGAGAACGACTACATAAATGCCAGCTTAATTACCATGGAGGAGGCTCAAAGAAGGTACATATTGACACag GGTCCCTTGAAGAACACTTGCGGTCACTTCTGGCTAATGGTTTGGGAACAGCGTTCCAAAGCAGTTATTATGCTTAACAGACTGATAGAGAAAGGCACA GAGAAATGTGCACAGTACTGGCCGTCAAAAGAGGAGCAAGACATGGACTTCAGTGACACTGGGTTCATGGTGACTCTTGTGTGTGAGGATGTTAAACCAAATTACACAATAAGACTATTAGAACTTCAAAATGGCAAG ACAGGAGAGACCAGAGATATCTACCATTTTCATTACACAGCATGGCCTGATTTTGGTGTACCAGAGTCCCCAGCATCCTTCCTCGACTTTCTTTTCAAGGTTCGTGAGTCTGGATCATTAGGGCCTGAGAATGGACCTGTGGTGGTCCACTGCAGTGCAGGAATAGGGCGATCTGGATCTTTCTCATTGGTTGACACCTGCCTTGTCTTG ATGGACCAGAGAAATGACTTTTTGGCTGTGGACATACAAAAGGTTTTGTTAGATATGAGAGAGTATCGAATGGGCCTTATTCAAACCCCGGATCAACTTCGGTTTTCATATATGGCAGTCATGGAGGGAGCTAAGCTTATTCTGGGAGACTCTACTTTACAG AGCTCGATCTTGAGTCCTGAGAATTACATTGGAGAATCTGACCGTATGGAACCACAGGATTCAGGAATGGAGCAAGAATTGAAACGATTTCCAAAGGAAGAGCAGCTTAGTGAGTTAAAAACATTCAG TCTACGCAAGAGAAGCCGCAAAGAGCGGATAGCCAACACAGCACAGCAAGTGCAGAAAATGAAGATGAAATTGAGTGATtcagagaaaaagagagaaaactgGCTGTTCTGGAGACCAATTCTACTTAATGTCGGCGCTGGCGCAGCTGTGGCATTTGGACTTTGCATATGCTGGGCCTTTTTAACCCAGTAA